The following coding sequences lie in one Saimiri boliviensis isolate mSaiBol1 chromosome 6, mSaiBol1.pri, whole genome shotgun sequence genomic window:
- the LOC101051340 gene encoding olfactory receptor 51I2-like, producing MLPPQSYVNISFFQPPAFLMIGIPGLEAIHTWLAIPFSSMYTVALTGNCLILLAVKRTPSLHQPMYYFLCMLALTDVGLTLSTLPTTLAVLWFNYRLIGFNACLVQMFFLHSFSVAESSVLLAMSFDRFVAISNPLRYATVLTNNVIIRIGLAIVARATVSLFPVPFLLKRLNYCPGKILLSHSFCFHADVMKQACADITVNILYGLYVVLSTVGVDSLLIVLSYTLILYTVMRLASPRERIRALNTCVSHILAVLVFYIPVIGVSMIHRFGRHLPHIVHALVAYVYLVVPPVLNPIIYSVKSKPIREAMLKVLRRKGQS from the coding sequence CCACAGTCCTATGTCAACATCTCCTTCTTCCAGCCACCTGCTTTTCTCATGATTGGCATCCCAGGGCTGGAGGCCATTCACACCTGGCTCGCCATCCCCTTCTCCTCCATGTACACTGTGGCCCTCACTGGGAACTGCCTGATCCTCCTAGCTGTGAAGAGGACCCCCAGCCTGCACCAGCCCATGTACTACTTCCTGTGCATGCTGGCGCTCACTGATGTGGGCCTCACCTTGTCCACACTGCCCACCACCCTGGCTGTGCTCTGGTTTAACTATCGGCTCATTGGTTTCAATGCCTGCCTGGTCCAGATGTTCTTCCTGCACTCCTTCTCTGTGGCGGAGTCCTCAGTGCTCCTGGCCATGTCCTTTGACCGCTTTGTGGCCATCTCCAACCCCCTGCGCTATGCAACTGTCCTTACAAATAATGTCATCATCAGGATTGGGCTGGCCATTGTGGCTCGAGCCACTGTGTCCCTCTTCCCTGTGCCCTTTTTGCTGAAGCGATTGAACTACTGCCCTGGAAAGATCCTCTTGTCTCATTCATTCTGTTTCCATGCAGATGTCATGAAACAGGCCTGTGCTGACATCACAGTCAACATCCTTTATGGGCTCTATGTGGTTCTGTCCACAGTGGGTGTAGACTCCTTGCTTATTGTCCTGTCCTATACACTTATTCTTTATACGGTGATGAGGCTGGCCTCTCCCAGGGAGCGTATCCGGGCCCTCAACACCTGTGTGTCTCATATCTTAGCTGTCCTGGTTTTCTACATTCCAGTCATAGGTGTGTCTATGATCCACCGTTTTGGGAGGCACCTACCCCACATTGTCCATGCCCTGGTTGCCTATGTGTATCTGGTGGTGCCTCCTGTGCTTAACCCCATCATCTATAGTGTGAAATCTAAGCCCATCAGGGAGGCCATGCTCAAGGTACTGAGAAGGAAGGGACAAA